AAAGCGAGAGTCATTATCTGCATACCCTCCTCCTGCATGTTTGGGATTCATGTCCTGACCAGCATCCGGCCCTTGCCAATTACTGAACCCATACGGCTGCATGTCCTGATACACCACCTCACCATCTTCAAGGGTGATGGTCTTACTTAAATGTGTTTTACCAAAGTAAGAAACGTCATACCCTTGATCCAACAGAACATCCCCAAGCGTGGACAAATCAGGATTAAGCTGAACTTGAGAATCAAGAATAGGATTGTCAATATCACTCAAGAGCAATCCAACCTCATGCTGAGCTGGAAATTTGCCCGTAAAAAAAGTAGCCCTGGCTGATGAACACATCGCTGTGTTCGTGAAGGAGTTCTCAAATGACAGACCGTTGTCGAGAAGCCACTGGCGGGTTGGGAGATTTTCCTTGGCCCAGTCGCGAGGAAGCCACAGATCCTCTGGCTTGACTTGATCCCTAATGAAAACAACAAGATTTTGAGGTCGGTCCGCCGCAGACTCAGCATCCGTGATGGCCTGACGTACCTGTTGGATTTCTTCCGAGGTGCGCAACTCCTCTAATCCGATCTGCTCGGCAACATTCAAATAATCACGGCTGGTCAGAAGCTCTGCATCGCCCAGCTGCTCAGGATTGAATCCAACCAACTCGGCAACACGCCGTTCATCGTTAGTGGCCTGCAAACCCAATGGATCTTCTTGCAAAGCCTTTTCTGCCAGAAAATCACGGATCTCTTCTACTTCGCGCCGCTTATCAAGCCGCCTGATTTCTATGTCTTTGGCAACACTCAGGAGTTCTTGCACCTCCTGAAGATATTCGTCTTTAAATGAGTTTCTTTCGTAACCGATCAGACGAGCAACTCGACGCTCATCTGAGCTGAGAGATGACCACATCAGTGAAGAGGCAACTAGGCCCGATCGACTAACTAAACAGTAGTCATAGGGACATAACTGTCAATTGGAATCTGAATAAACCAGCATTTTGTTGAATGGGTGATCTCTGCCCTGAAGTCCGATGCGTACGCCATGGACCCTGCTGCTACTTGCGATCAGCGCTGAGGTGATTGGCACCTCTTGCCTGCGGTTGTCGGAAGGCATGACCCGACCGCTGCCCACCCTTCTGGTGTTCAGCGCCTATGCCATCGCCATGGCCCTGCTCTCCAAGGTGGTGCTGAGCATTCCCTTGGGCATCACCTATGCCCTCTGGAGCGGCATCGGCACCGTGGTGATCGTGCTGGTGGGGCGCTTCGCCTACAGCCAGATGCTGCAGCCCACCCAGTTGATCGGCATCGGCCTGATCACCGCCGGGGTGGTCTTGGTGAATCTGGCGAAATGAGCTTCAGGGGGTGAGTCCCAGCAAGTTATCGCTGCGCTCCCGCATCCGCTGCAGCACCTGCGGATCCTGCTGAGGGTCTTCATTGATGCTGGGCAACAGTGCTTGCAGCCGCTGCTGCCAGGCGTCGCTGTCGAGGCGTTGCTTGAAGCAGCGCTTCAGCACCTCCAACATGATCGTCACCGCCGTGCTCGCTCCCGGGGAGGCCCCCAACAACGCCGCCAGGGAGCCATCACCGGAGGCGACCACCTCCGTCCCCAGCTGCAGCCGACCACCCTGCTTGCTGCGTTTGATGATCTGCACCCGCTGACCGGCCACCGAAAGGGTCCAATCTTCAGCGCGGGCGGTGGGCATGAACTGCTGCAGGGCCTCATGCCGCTCGGCAGGACTCTGGCGCAGCTGATTGATCAGGTATTGCACCAGTTCGAAATTGGTGGCGCCCACTTGCAGCATCGGCACCAGATTGGTGGCGCGAACGGAGGCGGGCAGATCCAGCAAGGAACCCTGCTTGAGGAACTTGCTGCTGAAACCGGCAAAGGGGCCAAACAACAGCGACCGCTTGCCATCGATCCAGCGGGTGTCGAGGTGGGGCACCGACATCGGCGGGGCACCCACCGCTGCCTTGCCGTACACCTTGGCGCGTTGCCGGTCGGCCAGCTGCGCATCGCCGCAGACCAACCAGAGGCCACTCACCGGGAAGCCAGCAAAATCGTCCGCCTCCGGAATCCCAGAACGTTGCAGCAGCGGCAGGGCTCCACCACCGGCACCGAGGAAGACAAAGGGAGCCCGCACCTCCTTCTTGCCGGAGGGCCCCTTCAGCACCACGCGCCAGTCGGCTTCGGTCATGTCGCTGCGGCGCAAGCGCTTGAGGTCTTGCACCTGGGTGCCGTACACAACAGTGAGTGCTCCGCTCTGCTGAAGCGGCATCAGATAGGCCCGGGTGAGGGTGCCGAAATCCACGTCGGTACCCCGATCAATCCGCGTCGCCGCCACCGGCTGCTTGAGATCACGCCCCGCCATCACCAGGGGCATCCATTCGGTGAGCTCGCTTTGCTCCTCGCTCCAGCGCATCCGCGCAAAGGCCGGCAGCTCCTTCAATTGGCTGAAACGCTGACGCAGAAAAGCGATGTTTTCTGGCGTCCACACCGCGCTGATGTGCGCCGCTTGCTGCAGAAAGCTGCCGGTGTCGAGCTCGCCCCGCTCCCGCAGCGACCCCCAGAACTCCAGGCTTCGTTCAAACGACGCATTGATGGCCACCGCTTTAGCCGTGGCGACGGTGCCATCCGCCTGGAGAGGGGTGTAATTGAGTTCGCAGTTGGCGGCATGGCCGGTGCCAGCGTTGTTCACCGCGGCGCTGCTTTCCAATGCAGGGGCTTCGAGCCGCTCGACAAGAAGAATCCGCAGTTGCGGGTCCAGTTCGTGCAGCAAGGCCGCCAGGGTGGCGCTCATGATTCCGGCACCCACCAGCACGGCGTCGTAACGAGCCTCTGGGTTGAACGAACCGTCGTGCTGCACCGGAGCTGGAGGGTTAACCGCTCTCGTCACCCTATGGGGCCACTCCGTAACCTTGGGACCCTGATGTCTGGTTCATCCCAATGAGCACTGAAACCATGGCCCTCACGCTGGAGAACGTGGAGAAGGTGCTGGATGAACTGCGCCCCTTCCTGATGGCCGACGGCGGCAACGTTGAAGTGGTGGAACTGGATGGCCCGATCGTGAAGGTGCGTCTGCAGGGAGCCTGCGGCAGCTGCCCCAGCAGCACGATGACCCTGAAGATGGGCATTGAACGCAAGATGCGCGAATCGATTCCCGAAGTGAGCGAAGTGGTGCAAGTGCTCTGAGAAGCATTTCGGTGAAAGCCGAATAAATTTGAAGAGGTCAAGTCGGCTGAATGGTCACCGAGGAACAACTCGCAGCACTCGATTTGACCCTATGGCTGGGCTCGACAGAGCGAGCAGCGGAAGTTGAGTTCTCGAACCAGAGCACGATTTCTCGGCGCCACCACAAGGTTCTGCGTCAATTCGGAATCGAGCTGAAACGCACCAAGGGTGAGTTGGAGGTGTCAGGCGACCTTCAGCTTCTGGATCTGGAACGCCAGGTGCACCAGATGGCTCGACTCAAACGCCGGCTAGGTCTTCGCCTCCAGGCTCCCTTCTGGCTTCAGAACAGTCCCGGCGTTGTTCCACCCGAGGGCTGGACAATGAACCCGCAGCGAGTGGACCTCAACTGCACAGATCCCGTGACGCTGTTGAGAGAACACGTCCTGGACGCCTGTCTGGCCACGCCGACGCAGATTCCCGACGATCGCGACGATCTCTTCATCCTCAAGCTGCACAACCGCCCGATCGAGCTAACCCTTCTGAACCAGAACAATCAGAGCGAATGCGACCTCGCGGATCGTTTCCAATGGAGCTTGGAAAGGGGCAATCTGCAGCTGAAGCTGATGCCCTTCCTCCCCGCCAGTTGTCGCGAGCGCTCCCAAGAGTGGTTTGAAGAGTTGCTCACGATCAACCAGCCAGAGCGGCACAGAACCATGGCCCTGCGGCCGTCAAGGCATTCGGGACAAAGCTTCCAGATGGCTTATCTCACCCCAGAGATGCGAGTAGCTCAACCACTGCCCTGGCTAGTGGATCAAAACTTCGAGCCGTACACCTACACCGAACACCTTCTGGTTTTGGCGCAACATGCCAATGAACCGGCCGTACTGGCCTTGATTGAGAGCCTTCATCAGCAAATCGGCCAATAAAAGATTGGAGTTCCAAGCAAGGCTTCTGTCTTGTCGCTGGACGTTCATCACGCTCTACGGACAGCTCCGTAGAACGAAATCGCACCCAAACACCGCTGGTTTTTGCCAGCTCAGCGGAATCTCCAGCAGATCCCGCGTGCCAGTCGCGCCCTGCATGAGAAACAACACAGCCGCCAGCACCGACGCCGTGACATGCAAACGGCGCAGGCGGAGGTCTCGCAGGATCTCAGGCAGGGCCGCTATGGACAGTCCTGTGACCGCTATGCCAGCCCAGTCATGGAACTGCCAGGGCGGGATGGAGAATCCAGAGCCAGGCGGATGTTGTCCCAAGGCTGTTGTCACAAGTGCGTTTCTATGCCCTTCAAAGCTCAAGCATGGCCAGCAGCCTTGATGCCTCAAGTGGCCGCCCTGCGAATTAAATTAATCGATCAAATTAAAATCAACAAAGCGCAAAGTATCGCACTGCATATTTACAGAAAATAAAAAATGAATGTCTTAGACCACAGGCATGCCTAGCGAGCTGAACCAATGCGGACAGCACCCAAGCCGATCAACGAAGCAGCCAGGCTGAGATCACTCAGTGAATATCGAATTCTGGGAACAAAGCCTGAAAAGGCTTTTGACAACATCACCAGAATGGCCTCAGAGATTTGCCAGTCGCCGATTGCTCTGATCTCTCTGGTGGACGAAAAACGTCAGTGGTTCAAATCAAAGGTGGGACTTGAGGCCAGCGAAACAGACCGGGACATCTCCTTTTGCGCCCATACGATTCTCGATTCCAAACCGCTTGTTGTTGAGGACGCACTTTTTCACGAAAAATTCCGCGACAATCCCCTCGTTCAGGAAGAACCCCACATCCGCCTCTACGCAGGATTCCCCCTCAAAACCGATATCAATCACCGCATCGGAACGCTTTGTGTGATTGATCGCATTCCCAAATCACTCACCAATTCGCAATACAAGGTGATGGAAGGCCTGGCTGATCAGGCCACCACTCTTTTGGAACTCAGGCGCCGCTCACTGGCCCTGATGGATGAGTTCTGCCAGATGCATCACCATCAGGGCTTGGTCACCACCTGCAGCTACTGCAAGTCCATCCGCGACAGGGAAGGATTCTGGCAACCGATCGAACGGTTCCTGATGCAGCACAGCACGCTGAATTTCAGCCATGGCATCTGCCCCGAGTGCATGAACGAGCACTTTCCAGATGTCCCAACGAGCTGACTCGATTCCTCCTCGAACAGTCTCGGTTGAGCCCATTGAAGATGAGTGATTGAGAGAAGCAACACCACGAACACTTGACATCACCGGAAAATAAACTTGATGTTCTGGTGATGCGTTATGCGAATTGCAGATTTTCTGTATCGCAAGCTCGGGCTCAATATTTTCAAAGCTGCGCCACACCTGCAAACGCAGACCCAAGATATTTCCACATCTCCAGTGGTCGAAGCAGAACGCTTGGAACCACCGACCCCAATCCACACATCGCTATCGGATGTGATTCACATCGGCCCTCGGGGTGGTCGATACAAAGTGGACGCTAAAGGTCGCAAGGTGTACCTCAAGGCCAGCTGAAGCTTTCCAGGCCCACAAGATTGCGATGCAAACTGAGTTGAAATACTGATCGATTGCGTTTGGTATCAAATAGAACCATCACGCAACCAACCTGCAAGACAGGGTTGGTTCACATCGGGATAACTAGGTGAACGCTGGTCCTACTTGCCCCATCCGATTTGCCACTCCGGCGTACCAACATGAATCGCTCGCCGATCAATGCCTGACGGCAGCTGAGATCGAATGGCGACGCTGGTCTGGATGGCAGATGGAACGCACAGCGGAAAAACTGTTCAGAAAGAAGTGGTGCTGAATTCATTGACCCAGCCCTGAAACGATCACGCAGCAGGCTCAGCGTCTAGCGCCTGGCTACGACCCAATGGTCTTGGCAACGTGGTGGCAACCCATCCTTCGGCTCACGCCAGTGCCGTGACCATGCGCGACCTCTGTCCTGCCCTGCAGAACAAGACGTACTTCAACTACGGCGGCCAAGGGCCATTGCCCAGGCCTTCCCTCGAGGCAATCACCGCGAGCTGGACACGCATTCAGGAGTTGGGACCGTTCACAGCAGATGTTTGGCCCTACATCGCCACGGAGGTGAACAGCACCCGACGCCTTCTGGCCCAGTGCTGCGGGGTCCCGGCCCATCGGTTGGCCCTCACCGAGAACGTCACCAGCGGCTGCGTGCTGCCGCTGTGGGGTCTGCCCTTCGCTGAAGACGACCGACTGCTGATCAGCGACTGCGAACACCCAGGTGTGGTCAGCGCCTGCGTTGAGTTGGCCAGGCGCCAGAACCTCGCCATTGACCTGCTGAAGGTGAAGCATCTGCGTGGTGATCAGGCCCACTGCGATGCCGCCGTGATCAAAGCGGTCGCACAGGCTCTCACCCCACGCACCCGACTGGTGGTGCTGAGCCATTTGCTCTGGAACACGGGACAGGTGATGCCGATTGCCGCCGTCGCCGAACAGCTCAATCAACACCCACAACAACCGTTTCTGCTGGTGGATGCCGCCCAAAGCTTCGGGCAGATTCCCGTCGAAGAAGCTGCTGCCGCAGCTGATATCTATGCCTTCACCGGGCACAAGTGGGCCTGCGGGCCAGAAGGCCTGGGAGGCGTGGCACTTTCAGAACGTGTGCTGGCTGAGGCTGCTCCGACCGTGATCGGCTGGCGCAGCTTGCGCGATGAAAGCAAGGCCGATCTGAACTGCAGCGATCTGTTTCACCACGACAGCCGCCGATTTGAAGTGGCCACCAGCTGCGTGCCCCTGATGGCCGGCCTGCGCTGCTCCCTTGAACTGCTGGAACGACAGGGGTCAGCCGACCAACGCTGGGACAGCATTCGAAAACTCAGCGGAAACCTCTGGCAGGCACTCCAAGGGCTAAACCACGTCACACCCCTGCTGGAAACGGCGCCCGCCAGCGGACTGGTGAGCTTCCAGATCAACGGCGAAGTATCCCCCGCTGAGCATGTGAAGCAGTTGGGTGCCCAAGGGCTTTGGATTCGCGATTTAGCCGACCCCAGTTGCCTACGCGCCTGCACCCACATCAGTACAACAACAGACGACATCAACACCCTGGTGGCAGCGATCAGCGCCCTTTGATCGCTTCACAGCAACCGCTTCAGAGCAACTTCTGGCGCAGGGCTTGTTCCGCTTCCTCGCGGTCGTCAAAGTGCACCTTCTCGGTGCCGAGAATCTGGTAGTCCTCATGCCCCTTGCCGGCCACCAGCACCAGATCATCGGCCTCAGCCTCTGCAATGGCTGAGGCGATCGCACTGGCCCGATCGCCCTCCACAAGGAGATCGATTCCGTCCGGAATCCCCGTCACCACGTCATCGAGGATCTGCTGAGGATCCTCCGTTCGCGGGTTGTCGGAGGTGACCACCACGCGGTCAGCCAGGCGGGCTGCAATCGCGGCCATTTGGGGACGCTTGCCCCGATCCCGGTCACCACCACAACCGAACACACAGATCAGCCGGCCGGTGCAGAACGGACGTGCTGCTGAAAGAGCATTGTCCAAGCCATCCGGGGTATGGGCGTAATCCACCAACACCGGCGGCAGCACTTCATCGTTAACCCCGTCCACGATCACCCGCTCCATCCGTCCAGGCACACCGCCGAAACGGCCGATGGCCTCCAGCAACACCGGCAAGGGCAACTGCTGCTGAAGCAGCACCCCAACCGCCTGAAGCAGGTTCATCAGGTTGAAGCGTCCCAGCAGGGGCGAGCGGAAGCGTCCCTCTCCCACAGGGCTGATCAAGCGTCCCTCCACGCCAGCCCCCGTCATCTGCAGGTCGGTCATGTGCAGTTCAGCCGATGGATCCTCCAGCGAGCTGCGCCAACAAGCGGAGCCCAGGCGTTCGGCCAAGCGCGCACCCCAGGGATCATCGCTATTCACGACAGCGCGCCCCCCACCATCGAGCAACAAAGGATCGGCAAAAAGCGTTGCCTTGGCCTCGAAGTAGTCCTCCATCGAGGCGTGGTAGTCGAGGTGGTCCTGCGTGAGGTTGGTGAACACGGCACCGCCAAAGCGGCAGCCCGCCACCCGCTGCTGCGCCAGGGCATGGGAACTCACTTCCATCGCCGCCAGGGAGCAGCCAGCAGAGGCAGCCTCCGCGAGTTGCCCCTGCAGACGGTCGGCAAATGCCGTGGTGTGGGTGGCCGTGATGCTGTGACCGGGCCAGCGGTTGACCAAGGTGCCGAACAAGCCCACGGGCTGGCCCGCCGAGGCGGCCAGATGCTCAATCAAATGGGTCGTGGTCGTTTTGCCATTGGTGCCCGTCACACCAATCAAGGCCATCCGGCGGCAAGGGTGATCCCAGTACGCAGCAGCAATCTCACCGATGCGGCGCGCCACCGGCTCTTCAATCACCACCACAGGGTCATCAGCTCCAGGAGGGTGCGCTGCAGCAGCCCCAGGTCCGATTACCGCGGCGGCAGCACCTGCCTCGAGTGCTTGAGCCCAGAACGTCCCCCCATCGACTTGCTCCCCTGGAAGCCCAAGAAACAGACTCCCCGGCCCAACCCGGCGTGAATCAGTCGTGATCGCTTCCAGTGTGGGATTGGCCAGGCCTTGCGGCACCGCAATCCCTGCATCACTCAACAGGGCATGCAACGCCTGAGTCATCCCCTCTCCCCGGTTCTTGAGGGAGTTTTAAGCCGTTCAGAGCGCCGTGGACAGGCAGCGTTGCAACCAATTCAACAGTCCCTCACCAGTAAGACGCGGGGAAACCCGGGGCAGCTCACAACCATCGAGCGCGAGCACAGGCACTTCGAGGTCGTAACGCGCCCTTTGTTCCTGGGGAGTTTCTGGCGCATCGATATCAATCACCTTCAACGTGATCGATATCCCCACAAGATCGAGGGCGCGCAAGCGGGATTCCAGGCCTTCACACAAACAGCATCCTGTGCGGCTGAACAGCGTGAGCTCATGCATCAATCGGGCACCGGATCACATCCGCAGGGAGTGAAGGGATGGCACCGCAGCAGCCGTTTCACGGTCAGCCAGCCTCCCTTCCAAGGACCATGCTTCTGGATGGCCTCCAAGCCATAGGCACTGCAGGTGGGCGTGAAGCGGCAACGGGGCCCGATCATCGGGGAGATGAAGCGCCGATAGAAGGCGATGCCGGCCAGGAGAACAGCAGCGAGAGCCTGATTCATCGCCCGTCGCAGGTGGTCGGCGAGTCCGCCAGATAGAATGCTCGATTCGTGCATCGCGGGAGATGCCTGGGACTGTTTCGGTTCCAGCATGCCCAACAACTGCACGATCTCAACAAACACCTTCCCACTTATGTCTCGTTACCGCGGCCCTCGTCTGAGGATCACGCGGCGCTTGGGAGACCTCCCCGGTCTCACCCGGAAGGCCGCAAAACGGTCCTATCCCCCCGGTCAGCACGGCCAAGCCCGTCGCAAGCGCTCTGAATACGCGATCCGTCTCGAAGAGAAGCAGAAGCTTCGCTTCAACTACGGCGTCTCCGAGCGTCAGCTCGTGCGCTACGTGAAGAAAGCGCGCGCCCAGGAGGGTTCCACAGGAACCAACCTGCTCAAGCTGCTCGAGAACCGTCTCGACAATGTTTGTTTCCGCCTCGGCTTTGGTCCCACCGTGCCTGGCGCCCGTCAGCTGGTGAATCACGGGCACGTCACCGTGAACGGTCGTGTGACCGACATCGCCAGCTACCAGTGCAAGCCTGGCGACGTGATCGCCATCCGCGAGCGCAAGTGCAGCAAAAAGCTGGCTGAAGCCAACCTCGAGTTCCCCGGCCTGGCCAACGTGCCAACCCACCTGGAGCTCGACAAAGCCAAGCTGAGTGCCAAGGTCACCGCCCGCTGCGAACGCGAGTGGGTTGCCCTTGAGATCAACGAACTGCTGGTGGTGGAGTACTACTCCAGAAAGGTCTGATCCAGATCCTCAGTTCACAGGCCCACGATGCGCAACCCTGGGTTCAGGGTTGCGTTTTTTTTTGGCTGATCCCTTAGCACTGCAAGCGCTCACCAGCAACGACTGGCTGGGACTGATCCATCCCGTGCTGATGATCCTGTTTGTCTACCCAGTGGTGGGGGCCACGATCCGACTGGGGATCTTGGTGCGGGAAAAGCGATTGAAGATCAACCCGATCGCCGACACCGTGCCGGTTGAGCATGCGCAGCATGGGGCCTGGGTGACCGGCGGAGTGCTAATGGCGGTGCTGATCGGCCTCAGCCACAGCCTTTGGGCCACCCATCCCCTAGGTCTGCTGCTCACTGGAAGCGCTGTGCTGTTCTGCTTTGGGCGCCTGCTCTCGAGCCGAATCGTCTGGCAGCGCCTGCTGTGGGCTGCCG
This genomic interval from Synechococcus sp. UW69 contains the following:
- a CDS encoding NifU family protein, yielding MSTETMALTLENVEKVLDELRPFLMADGGNVEVVELDGPIVKVRLQGACGSCPSSTMTLKMGIERKMRESIPEVSEVVQVL
- the rpsD gene encoding 30S ribosomal protein S4 gives rise to the protein MSRYRGPRLRITRRLGDLPGLTRKAAKRSYPPGQHGQARRKRSEYAIRLEEKQKLRFNYGVSERQLVRYVKKARAQEGSTGTNLLKLLENRLDNVCFRLGFGPTVPGARQLVNHGHVTVNGRVTDIASYQCKPGDVIAIRERKCSKKLAEANLEFPGLANVPTHLELDKAKLSAKVTARCEREWVALEINELLVVEYYSRKV
- a CDS encoding UDP-N-acetylmuramoyl-L-alanyl-D-glutamate--2,6-diaminopimelate ligase, giving the protein MTQALHALLSDAGIAVPQGLANPTLEAITTDSRRVGPGSLFLGLPGEQVDGGTFWAQALEAGAAAAVIGPGAAAAHPPGADDPVVVIEEPVARRIGEIAAAYWDHPCRRMALIGVTGTNGKTTTTHLIEHLAASAGQPVGLFGTLVNRWPGHSITATHTTAFADRLQGQLAEAASAGCSLAAMEVSSHALAQQRVAGCRFGGAVFTNLTQDHLDYHASMEDYFEAKATLFADPLLLDGGGRAVVNSDDPWGARLAERLGSACWRSSLEDPSAELHMTDLQMTGAGVEGRLISPVGEGRFRSPLLGRFNLMNLLQAVGVLLQQQLPLPVLLEAIGRFGGVPGRMERVIVDGVNDEVLPPVLVDYAHTPDGLDNALSAARPFCTGRLICVFGCGGDRDRGKRPQMAAIAARLADRVVVTSDNPRTEDPQQILDDVVTGIPDGIDLLVEGDRASAIASAIAEAEADDLVLVAGKGHEDYQILGTEKVHFDDREEAEQALRQKLL
- a CDS encoding DUF4079 domain-containing protein: MADPLALQALTSNDWLGLIHPVLMILFVYPVVGATIRLGILVREKRLKINPIADTVPVEHAQHGAWVTGGVLMAVLIGLSHSLWATHPLGLLLTGSAVLFCFGRLLSSRIVWQRLLWAAASGGGLLLLGLQPAVERFSDVPWSPLFWQSHFWMGLLLTGLLLSSTALQPLIGHSVTARRLHISSNLLVALLLAMQAISGTRNLLLSGF
- a CDS encoding glutaredoxin family protein, which gives rise to MHELTLFSRTGCCLCEGLESRLRALDLVGISITLKVIDIDAPETPQEQRARYDLEVPVLALDGCELPRVSPRLTGEGLLNWLQRCLSTAL
- a CDS encoding malate:quinone oxidoreductase, which encodes MQHDGSFNPEARYDAVLVGAGIMSATLAALLHELDPQLRILLVERLEAPALESSAAVNNAGTGHAANCELNYTPLQADGTVATAKAVAINASFERSLEFWGSLRERGELDTGSFLQQAAHISAVWTPENIAFLRQRFSQLKELPAFARMRWSEEQSELTEWMPLVMAGRDLKQPVAATRIDRGTDVDFGTLTRAYLMPLQQSGALTVVYGTQVQDLKRLRRSDMTEADWRVVLKGPSGKKEVRAPFVFLGAGGGALPLLQRSGIPEADDFAGFPVSGLWLVCGDAQLADRQRAKVYGKAAVGAPPMSVPHLDTRWIDGKRSLLFGPFAGFSSKFLKQGSLLDLPASVRATNLVPMLQVGATNFELVQYLINQLRQSPAERHEALQQFMPTARAEDWTLSVAGQRVQIIKRSKQGGRLQLGTEVVASGDGSLAALLGASPGASTAVTIMLEVLKRCFKQRLDSDAWQQRLQALLPSINEDPQQDPQVLQRMRERSDNLLGLTP
- the yidD gene encoding membrane protein insertion efficiency factor YidD; its protein translation is MHESSILSGGLADHLRRAMNQALAAVLLAGIAFYRRFISPMIGPRCRFTPTCSAYGLEAIQKHGPWKGGWLTVKRLLRCHPFTPCGCDPVPD
- a CDS encoding multidrug efflux SMR transporter, encoding MRTPWTLLLLAISAEVIGTSCLRLSEGMTRPLPTLLVFSAYAIAMALLSKVVLSIPLGITYALWSGIGTVVIVLVGRFAYSQMLQPTQLIGIGLITAGVVLVNLAK
- a CDS encoding GAF domain-containing protein, yielding MRTAPKPINEAARLRSLSEYRILGTKPEKAFDNITRMASEICQSPIALISLVDEKRQWFKSKVGLEASETDRDISFCAHTILDSKPLVVEDALFHEKFRDNPLVQEEPHIRLYAGFPLKTDINHRIGTLCVIDRIPKSLTNSQYKVMEGLADQATTLLELRRRSLALMDEFCQMHHHQGLVTTCSYCKSIRDREGFWQPIERFLMQHSTLNFSHGICPECMNEHFPDVPTS
- a CDS encoding aminotransferase class V-fold PLP-dependent enzyme, translated to MRDLCPALQNKTYFNYGGQGPLPRPSLEAITASWTRIQELGPFTADVWPYIATEVNSTRRLLAQCCGVPAHRLALTENVTSGCVLPLWGLPFAEDDRLLISDCEHPGVVSACVELARRQNLAIDLLKVKHLRGDQAHCDAAVIKAVAQALTPRTRLVVLSHLLWNTGQVMPIAAVAEQLNQHPQQPFLLVDAAQSFGQIPVEEAAAAADIYAFTGHKWACGPEGLGGVALSERVLAEAAPTVIGWRSLRDESKADLNCSDLFHHDSRRFEVATSCVPLMAGLRCSLELLERQGSADQRWDSIRKLSGNLWQALQGLNHVTPLLETAPASGLVSFQINGEVSPAEHVKQLGAQGLWIRDLADPSCLRACTHISTTTDDINTLVAAISAL